Proteins encoded by one window of Pelmatolapia mariae isolate MD_Pm_ZW linkage group LG14, Pm_UMD_F_2, whole genome shotgun sequence:
- the ppm1da gene encoding protein phosphatase, Mg2+/Mn2+ dependent, 1Da, whose amino-acid sequence MLTILKKIGAGLNFGAMENALLMRVSVFTDQGGRKYMEDVTEVIVEPEPGENEPTTGDPEENIRRDYTFNSLAGDTYPDRADKTLESPQVLNASSELVQTEDEGISVETPSPGDLSTPQVQPNTPTCSRRSVAFFAVFDGHGGREAAQFARDYLWEFMKKQRGFWSDCDREVCSAIRKGFVACHHAMWKKLPEWPKTLTGLPSTSGTTASVVVLRGNRMYVAHVGDSAVVLGVQDDPSVPFIRAVEVTQDHKPELPKERERIEGLGGSVIKKSGVNRVVWKRPRLSHNGPVRRSTVIDQIPFLAVARALGDLWSYDFYSGEFVVSPEPDTSVVVLDPKKHRYIILGSDGLWNMVPPQEAISMCQNNDEEMAPCGVSSARQLVSHALLRWRQRMLRADNTSAIVIALQEPGTCQDILHHEEVLLDLAKVSQCPPTSISRADTPLVQRLPEEDSPAATCELFSALERRDGLSGSNSFYHMDLSDPFALTPLCSNGSPELPALSSATDRTAGSRTPTRKRTIDVSSSPSGLLAKKARRRTAERPPLVQHNAEKKQKDSNNVSSILQQHKSTTVCVC is encoded by the exons ATGCtaacaatattaaaaaaaattggagcGGGCCTCAACTTTGGAGCCATGGAAAACGCATTACTGATGCGAGTGAGTGTTTTTACCGATCAAGGAGGCAGGAAATACATGGAAGATGTGACCGAGGTCATAGTAGAGCCTGAGCCGGGAGAAAATGAGCCGACGACGGGTGACCCAGAGGAGAACATTCGGAGAGACTACACGTTCAATTCTCTGGCTGGGGACACTTATCCCGACCGGGCCGATAAAACCCTGGAGTCCCCGCAGGTTTTAAACGCATCCAGTGAACTCGTACAAACAGAAGACGAGGGTATATCGGTAGAAACGCCGTCACCGGGAGATCTGAGCACGCCGCAAGTTCAGCCGAACACCCCAACTTGTTCCCGCCGTTCCGTAGCATTCTTCGCCGTTTTTGATGGTCACGGGGGTCGCGAGGCTGCGCAGTTTGCGCGAGACTATCTTTGGGAGTTCATGAAGAAACAGCGGGGATTCTGGTCAGACTGTGACCGGGAGGTCTGCTCTGCCATACGCAAAGGATTTGTAGCATGCCACCATGCTATGTGGAAGAAACTGC CTGAATGGCCAAAGACACTTACAGGCCTTCCTAGTACATCAGGTACCACAGCCAGTGTAGTGGTGCTCAGAGGAAACCGCATGTATGTGGCCCATGTTGGGGACTCTGCGGTGGTTCTAGGTGTCCAGGATGACCCTTCAGTCCCATTCATCAGAGCCGTGGAAGTCACACAGGACCATAAACCAGAACTTCCCAAAGAGAGGGAGCGTATTGAAGGTCTAGGAGGAAG CGTGATCAAGAAGTCTGGGGTGAATCGGGTGGTGTGGAAAAGGCCAAGACTCAGCCACAATGGTCCAGTCCGTCGTAGTACTGTGATCGACCAGATACCATTCTTGGCAGTAGCTCGAGCTTTAG GCGATCTATGGAGTTATGACTTCTACAGTGGAGAGTTTGTGGTTTCTCCAGAGCCTGACACTAGCGTGGTGGTTCTTGACCCTAAAAAACATCGCTACATCATCCTGGGCAGCGATGGTCTGTGGAATATGGTTCCTCCTCAAGAGGCCATCTCCATGTGTCAGAATAATGACGAGGAAATG GCACCATGTGGGGTCTCGAGTGCCAGGCAGCTGGTCAGTCATGCTTTGCTGCGGTGGCGCCAGCGGATGTTGCGTGCAGACAATACAAGCGCCATAGTAATTGCCCTGCAAGAGCCTGGGACCTGCCAGGATATCCTGCACCATGAGGAAGTGCTGCTAGACCTAGCCAAGGTGTCTCAGTGTCCCCCCACCTCCATATCTCGCGCAGACACTCCTCTTGTTCAG CGACTTCCAGAGGAGGACTCTCCCGCGGCCACATGTGAGCTCTTCTCTGCGTTGGAGCGACGAGATGGGCTATCGGGAAGCAACAGCTTTTATCACATGGATCTATCTGACCCCTTTGCTCTGACTCCGCTGTGTTCAAACGGCAGCCCCGAGCTGCCCGCCCTGTCCAGTGCAACGGACAGGACAGCTGGCAGCAGGACACCCACCAGAAAAAGAACTATTGACGTGTCATCAAGCCCATCAGGCCTGCTGGCAAAGAAAGCCCGGCGCAGGACTGCCGAAAGACCGCCACTGGTGCAACACAACgcagagaagaaacagaaagaCTCCAATAATGTCTCCTCCATTCTCCAGCAGCATAAAAGTACCACAGTATGTGTgtgctaa